Proteins encoded within one genomic window of Phaeodactylum tricornutum CCAP 1055/1 chromosome 27, whole genome shotgun sequence:
- a CDS encoding homeodomain transcription factor (contains homeodomain; DNA-binding), which produces MMEGSVSEAPNKHGSTSNPVATRVRAVSVSNASSTSASKTNKRKSTSLPTETVEYLKAWMMSPEHIAHPYPTEQEKAKIMADTCIELKQLTNWFVNNRKRYWKPRVEARVQTQASFKTAPSNTSKNTADTETAPVDLFDPDLAIVATTTGSANQPEISAPSDVPLAKIVSVASFQALLEKASVSLSPISTHNSVFHHVESLLNGPSRLVSDASDSSSIGTEDETSSNTSTAGSVTTPQSEGIKTEQTSVHILRHTGQVPTVEDVTILTNVPAERILRTFDDCVLSYRVPTSGNRKKSQSRRDAEIVRTKKHYLKVYMAEVAEASKARNEIRATAWTKRARSPAGNEATAEDPLSPRAKFRRVSVQLWQDACRSASHGYDHDALPTLEEASQLFGYSNSDCVDCVSN; this is translated from the exons ATGATGGAAGGATCAGTCTCTGAAGCCCCCAACAAACACGGGTCGACAAGTAATCCCGTAGCGACACGTGTCCGCGCTGTTTCGGTTTCCAACGCGTCATCAACCTCCGCCAGTAAAACCAACAAACGCAAGTCTACCAGTCTGCCCACCGAGACTGTCGAATACCTAAAAGCATGGATGATGAGCCCGGAACACATTGCTCATCCATATCCGACGGAAcaggaaaaggccaagatcaTGGCGGACACCTGTATCGAATTGAAGCAACTCACCAACTGGTTCGTCAATAATCGCAAGCGCTACTGGAAGCCAAGAGTCGAAGCCCGCGTCCAGACGCAAGCTTCCTTCAAGACTGCCCCATCCAACACTAGCAAAAACACTGCTGATACGGAGACCGCCCCGGTTGATCTTTTCGACCCTGATTTGGCGATTGTGGCAACGACAACCGGCTCGGCGAACCAACCAGAGATCTCCGCTCCGAGTGACGTTCCGTTGGCCAAGATTGTTTCTGTTGCCAGCTTTCAAGCTCTTCTGGAAAAGGCTTCTGTCAGTCTATCGCCGATCAGTACTCACAACTCCGTCTTTCACCACGTGGAATCACTCCTCAATGGTCCTTCTCGACTGGTTTCGGATGCGTCCGACAGCAGCTCGATTGGAACCGAGGACGAAACCTCGAGCAACACTAGTACCGCAGGGTCTGTCACAACGCCACAGTCGGAGGGCATCAAGACGGAACAAACATCGGTTCACATACTGCGTCATACCGGACAAGTCCCGACAGTCGAAGATGTTACGATCCTTACCAATGTTCCGGCGGAACGCATTCTCCGAACCTTTGATGATTGCGTCTTGAGTTACCGCGTGCCCACGTCCGGGAATCGGAAAAAG AGTCAAAGTCGTCGGGACGCCGAAATCGTACGCACCAAGAAGCACTACCTCAAGGTTTACATGGCAGAAGTTGCGGAAGCGAGCAAGGCTCGCAACGAGATCCGTGCTACGGCTTGGACCAAACGAGCCCGATCACCAGCGGGAAATGAGGCTACCGCGGAAGACCCTTTGTCGCCCCGCGCTAAGTTTCGCCGGGTCAGTGTCCAACTTTGGCAGGATGCCTGCCGATCGGCCTCGCACGGGTATGACCACGATGCGTTACCAACCTTGGAAGAAGCTTCGCAGCTTTTTGGCTACAGCAATAGCGATTGCGTCGACTGTGTATCCAACTAG